The Bombus pascuorum chromosome 11, iyBomPasc1.1, whole genome shotgun sequence genome has a window encoding:
- the LOC132912220 gene encoding proline-rich nuclear receptor coactivator 2-like, whose translation MTGWLTLRVIGETKVYYKEAMTNSVPKMKNKVDRQCSPNVGVERYHHHRSSAIKSSTYFHNNGRFHGRNSTGRLSCSPHSLSKGSRNSPLRYEYSPRGSPTSSFYAGAKFSEPPSPASLPKPPSHWTKRLMSSCQQSDRSCDISNHLKMILNVQA comes from the exons ATG acGGGTTGGTTGACTTTGCGAGTAATAGGAGAGACGAAAGTGTATTATAAAGAAGCCATGACGAATTCGGTaccgaaaatgaaaaacaaagtAGACCGGCAGTGTTCGCCGAATGTCGGTGTGGAACGATATCATCATCACCGTTCAAGTGCAATCAAATCATCAACATATTTCCACAACAATGGAAGATTTCATGGCAGAAATTCAACCGGCAGACTATCCTGCAGCCCACACAGTTTGTCAAAGGGTTCAAGAAATTCGCCGTTGCGATACGAGTACAGTCCGCGCGGCAGTCCAACAAGTAGTTTTTATGCTGGTGCAAAGTTTTCCGAACCGCCATCTCCTGCGAGCCTTCCGAAACCACCGAGCCATTGGACTAAGAGACTGATGAGCAGTTGTCAACAATCCGACAGGAGTTGCGATATTTCAAATCATCTAAAGATGATACTAAACGTCCAAGCCTGA